Within the Nocardioides humi genome, the region CGGCGCGCGCCCCACCACGGTGCTGCGCCGGGTGACCCTGCCGCTGGTGCTGCCGGGGCTGGCCTCGGGCGCGGTGCTGGCGTTCGCCCGCTCCCTCGGGGAGTTCGGCGCCACCATCACCTTCGCGGGCTCGCTGGAGGGCACCACCCGCACCCTGCCGCTGCTGATCTACAACCTCCGCGTCACCGATGCGGACGCGGCCGTCGCCATGTCGCTCGTGCTGGTCGCGGTCGCCGTCCTCGTGATCGGCCTGGTCCGGCCCCGGGGCGCGCTGTGAGCGCGCTGGTCGAGATCGCCGTGGCGGAGCGCGGCGTCGACGTCGCCTTCGAGGTCGCCGACGGGGAGACCGTCGCCCTGCTCGGCCCCAACGGCGCCGGGAAGTCCACCACCCTCGCCGTGCTGGGCGGGCTGCTCCGCCCGGACAGCGGCCGGGTGGTCCTCGACGACGAGGTGCTCACCAGCACCGGGCAGACCGGCCCCGACCGCTGGGTCGCGCCGCACGCGCGGCGTACCGCGCTCCTGGCCCAGGACCCGCTGCTCTTCCCCCACCTCTCGGCCCTGGAGAACGTCGCCTTCGGCCCCCGCAGCACCGGCAACGGCCGGCGCGACGCCCGGGCCACGGCCGCGCGCTGGCTGGCCGAGGTCGACGCCACCGAGCTCGCCGACCGCCGGCCCGCCCAGCTCTCCGGCGGACAGGCGCAGCGGGTGGCGGTCGCCCGGGCGCTGGCGGCCGAGCCGCGGCTGCTCCTCCTCGACGAGCCGATGGCCGCGCTCGACGTCGCCGTGGCGCCGGCGCTGCGCACCCTGTTCCGCCGGGTGCTCGCCGAGCAGACCACCGTGATCGTCACCCACCACGTCCTCGACGCGCTGCTGCTCGCCGACCGGGTCGTGGTCCTCGACGGCGGGCGGGTGGTCGAGCAGGGCGCCACCGCCGACGTGCTGTCCCGGCCGCGCAGCGCCTTCGCCGCCCGGTTCGCGGGGCTCAACCTCGTCGCGGGCACCGCCACCCCCGACGGGGTACGACGACCGGACGGCGTCGTCCTGCACGGCACCCCCGGCGATCCCCCGCCGGTCGACGGCGCCGCCGCCGTGGCGGTGTTCCGGCCCTCCGCGGTCGCGGTCCACCGCGGCCCGCCCGGCGGCAGCCCGCGCAACGCCCTGCCCGTCCTCGTCACCGAGCTCGAGCCGCTCGGCGACCTCGTCCGGGTCCGGGCCGGCGACCTGGCCGCCGACGTCACGGTCGCCTCCGTCGCCGAGCTGGCGCTGGCCCCCGGCGCCGAGGTGACCTTCGTGGTCAAGGCGACCGAGGTCGACGTCTACGCACGGTAGGCCCGCGCCGAACCGATAAGGTTCGCCTCATGAACCCCGCCCTCGCCGTGGAGCCGCCCGCCCCCGACCGCAACCTCGCCCTCGAGCTGGTGCGCGTCACCGAGGCGGCGGCGATGGCGGCCGGCCGCTGGGTCGGCCGGGGCGACAAGAACGGCGCCGACGGCGTGGCCGTGCAGGCGATGCGGGTGATGATCTCGTCGGTCAGCATGAACGGCACCGTCGTGATCGGCGAGGGCGAGAAGGACAACGCCCCCATGCTCTACAACGGCGAGGAGGTCGGCGACGGCACCGGCCCCGAGTGCGACGTCGCGGTCGACCCGATCGACGGCACCACGCTGACCGCGAAGGGCATGGCCAACGCGGTCGCCGTCCTCGCCGTCGCCCCGCGCGGCACGATGTACGACCCGTCCGCGGTCTTCTACATGGAGAAGCTCGTGACCGGGCCGGAGGCGGCGGAGGTCGTCGACATCCGCTATCCCGTCGCCGAGAACATCCACCAGGTCGCCAAGGCCAAGGGCTCGAACCCCTCCGACGTCACCGTCGTCCTGCTCGACCGGCCGCGGCACGCCACGCTGGTCGAGGAGATCCGCGCCACCGGCGCCCGGATCAAGTTCATCACCGACGGCGACGTCGCCGGCGCGATCATGGCCGCCCGCCCCGACACCGGCATCGACCTGCTCATGGGCATCGGCGGCACCCCCGAGGGCATCATCGCCGCCTGCGCGATGAAGGCGCTCGGCGGCACCATCCAGGGCCGGCTGTGGCCCACCGACGACGAGGAGCGCCAGCGCGCCCTCGACGCCGGCCACAACCTCGACGCCGACCACGTCCTCACCACCGACACCCTGGTCACCGGCGACGACTGCTTCTTCGTCGCCACCGGGATCACCGACGGCGAGCTGGTCCGCGGCGTCCGCTACCGCGGCGGCGGCGCCGTCACCCAGTCCCTCGTCATGCGCTCGCGCAGCGGCACGATCCGCACCATCACCTCCGAGCAC harbors:
- a CDS encoding sulfate/molybdate ABC transporter ATP-binding protein, with the translated sequence MSALVEIAVAERGVDVAFEVADGETVALLGPNGAGKSTTLAVLGGLLRPDSGRVVLDDEVLTSTGQTGPDRWVAPHARRTALLAQDPLLFPHLSALENVAFGPRSTGNGRRDARATAARWLAEVDATELADRRPAQLSGGQAQRVAVARALAAEPRLLLLDEPMAALDVAVAPALRTLFRRVLAEQTTVIVTHHVLDALLLADRVVVLDGGRVVEQGATADVLSRPRSAFAARFAGLNLVAGTATPDGVRRPDGVVLHGTPGDPPPVDGAAAVAVFRPSAVAVHRGPPGGSPRNALPVLVTELEPLGDLVRVRAGDLAADVTVASVAELALAPGAEVTFVVKATEVDVYAR
- the glpX gene encoding class II fructose-bisphosphatase, producing MNPALAVEPPAPDRNLALELVRVTEAAAMAAGRWVGRGDKNGADGVAVQAMRVMISSVSMNGTVVIGEGEKDNAPMLYNGEEVGDGTGPECDVAVDPIDGTTLTAKGMANAVAVLAVAPRGTMYDPSAVFYMEKLVTGPEAAEVVDIRYPVAENIHQVAKAKGSNPSDVTVVLLDRPRHATLVEEIRATGARIKFITDGDVAGAIMAARPDTGIDLLMGIGGTPEGIIAACAMKALGGTIQGRLWPTDDEERQRALDAGHNLDADHVLTTDTLVTGDDCFFVATGITDGELVRGVRYRGGGAVTQSLVMRSRSGTIRTITSEHQLSKLRGFSSIDFD